A window of Lagenorhynchus albirostris chromosome 11, mLagAlb1.1, whole genome shotgun sequence contains these coding sequences:
- the CCER1 gene encoding coiled-coil domain-containing glutamate-rich protein 1, whose product MTQPLDRKEDPLNLGHGGASSAPLSTWSSCHRRLRGAPVYRQWHRYGPKAEYEPPRKQPKQQHGSGPWFQPPRRPSWAVYSNWGRWGGPWHPPAEGFWKPPGRVQVIRVYGLHPFCLCCCSCWRSPWNPGWARPPARKKHWGRRGRGLRRDPRRSFQRSPSEDLSTLLRPVNLCGWREPGLRAPRNTTQFIMNQIYEDMRQQEALRAQQAQAGGTASAAGSFGNDAASSGGEEDAELRATLYSFGQNPSLAFSPDPDEENQSPSPQPVEEEERNEEEEEKCGEEECDCKELESEEEDAEGEDEEEAEEPDSVEEGAEGEEHEEEGEGLEEEEQREEENRLSLEMPLSTLVGAEEETENFINCTY is encoded by the coding sequence ATGACCCAGCCCCTCGATAGAAAAGAGGATCCTCTTAACCTGGGCCACGGGGGGGCGTCCTCTGCGCCATTAAGCACCTGGTCTTCCTGCCATCGAAGGCTCAGGGGCGCTCCGGTTTACAGGCAGTGGCATCGCTATGGTCCCAAGGCCGAGTATGAGCCCCCAAGGAAACAGCCGAAGCAACAGCACGGCTCAGGACCTTGGTTCCAGCCACCCAGACGTCCCTCTTGGGCCGTGTATTCTAATTGGGGGCGCTGGGGAGGACCCTGGCACCCACCTGCGGAGGGATTCTGGAAGCCCCCTGGCCGGGTGCAAGTGATCCGGGTGTACGGCCTGCACCCATTCTGCCTTTGCTGCTGCTCCTGCTGGCGCAGCCCCTGGAACCCCGGCTGGGCGAGGCCCCCGGCCCGGAAGAAGCACTGGGGCCGCCGGGGCCGCGGCCTGCGCCGCGACCCTCGCCGCTCCTTCCAGAGGAGCCCTTCAGAGGATCTGAGCACGCTGCTGCGGCCGGTCAATCTGTGCGGGTGGCGGGAACCCGGCCTGCGGGCACCGCGGAACACCACCCAGTTCATCATGAACCAGATCTACGAGGATATGCGGCAGCAGGAGGCACTGCGGGCGCAGCAGGCCCAGGCGGGCGGCACCGCATCCGCGGCCGGCTCCTTCGGAAACGATGCGGCCTCCAGCGGTGGCGAGGAAGACGCGGAGCTGCGGGCAACTTTGTATAGCTTTGGGCAGAATCCCTCTCTAGCCTTCAGTCCGGACCCGGATGAGGAAAACCAGTCTCCAAGCCCACAGCCggtagaggaagaggagagaaatgaggaggaggaggagaagtgtGGCGAGGAGGAGTGTGACTGCAAGGAGTTGGAGAGCGAGGAGGAGGACGCAGAGGGCGAGGATGAAGAGGAGGCCGAAGAACCTGACTCCGTGGAGgagggggcggagggggaggagcatgaagaggaaggggaggggctggaggaggaagagcagagggaggaagagaaccGTTTGTCTCTGGAAATGCCTTTATCAACCTTAGTGGGGGctgaagaagagacagagaactTTATAAACTGTACTTATTGA